Genomic DNA from Mycolicibacterium helvum:
CCTTGCTGCATAGTGCTCCTACCAGCGTTACCCGCGGGTGAAGCTCTACACCTGGAACTGTGTCATCACGATGTAATCGCCGTGAATCGACCCTTCGGTTCGGTAAGTGCAACGGCGGCGTCTACCATCCTCTGTAGTAGATCGTCGACAGGTCTGTCAGGAGTCGGTTGCGTGAGAGTTCGCGAAGTGCACCTCGTTGACGGGGCGCCGATCCGATTCCGCGACAGACTGCTGGGTTACCTGGCTCTGACCAAACCCCGCGTCATTGAGCTGCTGCTCGTCACCACCATTCCGGCCATGCTGCTGGCCGGCCGCGGCAACGTCGACCTCCCGCTGATTCTCAATACGCTGTTCGGCGGGCTGTTGGCCGCCGCGGGCGCCAACACGCTGAACTGCGTCGCCGACGCCGACATCGACAAGAAGATGAAGCGCACCGAGCGCCGGCCGCTGGCCAGGGCTACGGTGCCGCGCAGCCACGCGCTGGTGTTCGGGCTGGTGCTGTCGGTGGCGTCGTTCTTCTGGCTGTGGTGGACGACGAATATGCTCTCGGCGCACCTGGCCGGGGCCACTATCGCCTTCTACGTGCTGGTCTACACCCTGCTGCTCAAGCGCCGCACCTCGCAGAACGTGGTGTGGGGCGGGGCGGCCGGCTGCATGCCGGTGATGATCGGCTGGTCGGCGGTGACCGACACGATCGGCTGGCAGGCGCTGGTGATGTTCGCGATCATCTTCTTCTGGACGCCGCCGCACACCTGGGCCCTGGCGATGAAGTACAAGGACGACTACGCCGCCGCCGGCGTGCCGATGCTGCCGGTGGTCGCCACCGAGCTGCAGGTCACCAAGCAGATCCTGATCTACACCTGGCTCACCGTGCTCGCCACGCTGGCGCTGGTGCCGGCGGCCGGCTGGCTCTACGGCTCGGTGGCTGCGCTGGCGGGCGCCTGGTTCCTGGTCATGGCGCATCGCCTGCACGCGGGAGTGCGCCGCGGCAACCCGGTCAAGCCGCTGAAGCTGTTCCTGCAGTCGAATAACTACCTGGCCGTGGTGTTCGTGGCGCTGGCGGTCGATTCGGTGCTGGCGCTGCCGACGCTCTTCAGCTAGGCGTAG
This window encodes:
- a CDS encoding heme o synthase; translated protein: MRVREVHLVDGAPIRFRDRLLGYLALTKPRVIELLLVTTIPAMLLAGRGNVDLPLILNTLFGGLLAAAGANTLNCVADADIDKKMKRTERRPLARATVPRSHALVFGLVLSVASFFWLWWTTNMLSAHLAGATIAFYVLVYTLLLKRRTSQNVVWGGAAGCMPVMIGWSAVTDTIGWQALVMFAIIFFWTPPHTWALAMKYKDDYAAAGVPMLPVVATELQVTKQILIYTWLTVLATLALVPAAGWLYGSVAALAGAWFLVMAHRLHAGVRRGNPVKPLKLFLQSNNYLAVVFVALAVDSVLALPTLFS